A stretch of Haloarcula halophila DNA encodes these proteins:
- a CDS encoding DUF433 domain-containing protein, protein MSQVARQIVRELHDEPHLEGRRITVQFIKTQIEDRGLSPRTVADRHDIDVADVYRALTYYYDHPEEMQVVEADREAAIEEHEHLTTDPDDVRD, encoded by the coding sequence ATGAGTCAAGTGGCACGTCAGATCGTTCGTGAACTCCATGACGAGCCACATCTAGAGGGACGACGAATCACGGTTCAGTTCATCAAGACACAGATCGAAGACCGTGGTCTCAGTCCCCGAACTGTCGCTGACCGCCATGATATTGATGTCGCAGATGTGTATCGTGCACTCACGTATTATTACGATCACCCAGAAGAGATGCAGGTCGTAGAAGCCGACAGAGAGGCAGCGATCGAAGAGCACGAACACCTGACCACCGATCCTGACGACGTCCGGGACTGA